One Anabas testudineus chromosome 15, fAnaTes1.2, whole genome shotgun sequence genomic window carries:
- the map3k4 gene encoding mitogen-activated protein kinase kinase kinase 4 isoform X2, with the protein MIRQTKPVGDASQQMSEMGESWDSPSEDEDALYGTSPPYNSRQIKTNKRTFVKHQRNSQAKSSGRSPYKDSSSVPRESPRPVETPEELSYKQGKKQRDTLRSTERDHKKTLEGSFVLDPLSKSSPFGAITMDPRKHYLSLGCSSCKLPVSMPHMVRTHRQTSRTDCPADRLKFFETLRLLLKLTSMSSKRKEKEQRGLENMAFMGHNNEVIWLELQAWHARRSTGDQDLFLFTARQAIPDIINVVLHFKVNYDSLRGAQCSGSQTILLDYQSGEVRESAVAETNHCGVDTWGFSACPSTAMNAAEPLGSGSDCREHLQRQRLAFEQVKEVMELLESGEALYPSLQALQRDYEKYAARDFQGRVQALCLWLNITQDLNQKLRVMATVLGLHDLSRIGWPVFEIPSPRCSRGSEEEDNEEDEENDSTATFTAESEGEDRDAEKVAGSERVAEGELSPSLTPKLARLLSEDEFLPTAAAGSAEASVGEGVLCPTAIYRPFVDKALKQMGLRKLILRLHKLMDRSLQRSRAALLRHTPTPEFADFPDSMLYSDYLPELSRHLSCSGPAHPELGADQVSWEDLLDMDLPSFRPAFLVLCRVLLNVIHECLKLRLEQRPAGEPSLLSIKQLVRECKEVLKGGLLMKQYYQFMLRGVVTDAQGLQTNSNIDEFEEDLHKMLVVYFDYMHSWIHMLQQLPQASHSLKNLLEEEWHFTKVITPYIRGGEAQSGKLFCDIAGMLLKSTGEFLDSGLQKSGNEFWESADDSTASDEIRRSVIETSRSLKELFHEARERASKALGFAKMLRKDLEVAADFSITNGVTCLLEALKKRNYVKVQIPGLEELQVFVPFGLMDQRTLILQLLNAAAGKDCSKEPDDLPEDEAYLLMSKHGAGDSTTDSDWAQWEGELLKLVPQMETVDTLRAMKVENMLLIVMQSAHLVAQRKAFQQSMEDVLTLSREQTSSQPLIASALEELKNEALQLCIKISSAIDRVEYMFTTEFEPEVEESESATLHQYYREAMIQGYNFAFEYHKEVVRLMSGEFRQRIGERYIAFARKWMTYVLTKCESGRGTKPRWATQGFDFLQAIEPAFISALPEDDFLNLQALMNECIGHVIGKPHSPVTGLYIGSRNSPRPVKVPRCHSDPPNPNLFIPNTEGFSSRSLPCDLRNQMFPNGPRPVPQGPGEHSHTKAPGSTPNDVRGSSFHENDRLSSVAAELQFKSLSRHSSPTEDREEPSYPKGDPNSAARRSWELRTFISQSKDTAARQSPMEAVRHSIRKFEDKRYATMKQRNIIGQVCHTPKSFDNVMHVGLRKVTFKWQRGNKIGEGQYGKVYTCINVDTGELMAMKEIRFQPNDHKTIKETADELKIFEGIKHPNLVRYFGVELHREEMYIFMEYCDEGTLEEVSRLGLQEHVIRLYSKQITTAINVLHEHGIVHRDIKGANIFLTSSGLIKLGDFGCSVKLRNNTHTMPGEVNSTLGTAAYMAPEVITRAKGEGHGRAADIWSLGCVLIEMVTGKRPWHEYEHNFQIMYKVGMGHKPPIPEKLSTEGKDFLGHCLESEPKCRWTASTLLDHPFVKVCTDEE; encoded by the exons ATGATAAG GCAGACTAAGCCAGTGGGAGATGCATCCCAGCAAATGTCTGAAATGGGTGAATCCTGGGACTCTCCCAGCGAGGATGAAGATGCTCTGTATGGCACATCACCACCTTATAATTCCCgccagataaaaacaaataaacgcACGTTTGTCAAACACCAGAGGAACAGCCAGGCAAAGAGTTCTGGACGCTCTCCCTACAAAG ACAGCTCATCTGTCCCGAGAGAGTCTCCCAGGCCAGTGGAGACCCCCGAAGAGCTCAGCTACAAGCAGGGCAAGAAGCAAAGGGACACACTGCGCTCCACTGAAAGAGACCACAAGAAGACACTTGAAGGCTCCTTTGTGCTGGATCCACTCTCAAAGTCCAGCCCTTTCGGTGCCATTACCATGGATCCCAGGAAGCATTACTTGAGCTtaggctgcagcagctgtaaaCTTCCTGTGTCTATGCCCCATATGGTCCGAACCCACCGCCAGACCTCCAGGACAGACTGTCCTGCAGACCGCCTCAAGTTCTTTGAAACTCTGCGGCTGTTGCTCAAGCTAACGTCAATGTCCTCcaagaggaaggagaaggagcagagagGCCTGGAGAACATGGCCTTCATGGGTCACAACAATGAGGTGATTTGGTTGGAGCTGCAGGCTTGGCATGCACGACGCTCCACCGGCGACCAAgaccttttccttttcactgcCCGCCAAGCCATCCCTGACATCATCAATGTGGTGCTGCACTTTAAGGTCAACTATGACAGCCTAAGAGGGGCCCAGTGTTCAGGATCTCAAACAATCCTGCTGGACTATCAGAGTGGAGAGGTGAGGGAGTCTGCTGTAGCAGAGACCAACCACTGTGGAGTAGATACTTGGGGCTTTAGTGCCTGCCCCTCAACTGCGATGAATGCAGCAGAGCCTCTTGGTTCTGGCTCGGATTGCAGAGAACACCTTCAGCGCCAGAGACTGGCATTTGAGCAGGTGAAGGAGGTTATGGAGTTGCTAGAGTCTGGGGAAGCTTTGTACCCTTCCTTGCAGGCGCTGCAGAGGGACTATGAAAAGTATGCAGCACGAGACTTCCAGGGCAGGGTGCAGGCGCTCTGTCTGTGGCTCAACATCACCCAGGACCTCAACCAGAAGCTGCGTGTCATGGCCACTGTTCTCGGCCTCCATGATCTGTCCCGTATCGGGTGGCCAGTCTTTGAGATCCCCTCACCTCGTTGCTCCCGtggcagtgaagaagaagacaatgaggaagatgaggagaatGACTCGACGGCCACATTCACGGCTGAAAGCGAAGGGGAGGACAGAGATGCAGAGAAGGTGGCGGGGTCGGAACGTGTAGCAGAGGGAGAACTCTCTCCCTCCCTGACTCCTAAATTAGCCCGATTGTTGTCAGAAGATGAATTTCTccctactgctgctgcaggaagcGCAGAAGCATCTGTGGGAGAAGGAGTATTATGCCCCACGGCCATCTACAGGCCATTTGTGGATAAAGCTCTGAAACAGATGGGGCTGCGTAAACTTATTCTCAGACTGCACAAGCTAATGGACCGCTCTCTTCAGAGGTCCAGAGCAGCGCTGCTCCGCCACACTCCTACACCAGAG TTTGCAGACTTTCCAGACTCCATGCTGTACAGTGATTACCTGCCAGAACTGTCGCGTCATCTGTCCTGCAGTGGTCCAGCTCACCCCGAGCTTGGAGCAGACCAGGTTTCTTGGGAGGATTTGCTGGACATGGACCTCCCATCCTTCCGGCCAGCGTTCCTTGTATTGTGCAGGGTCCTACTCAATGTCATTCACGAATGCCTTAAATTGCGACTTGAACAGAGACCTGCTGGAGAGCCGTCACTTCTCAGTATCAAACAG TTGGTGCGCGAGTGTAAGGAGGTTCTTAAAGGTGGTCTTCTGATGAAGCAGTATTATCAGTTCATGCTCCGTGGTGTAGTGACTGATGCTCAGGGCTTGCAGACAAATTCCAATATTGATGAGTTCGAAGAGGACCTTCACAAGATGCTGGTG GTTTACTTTGACTACATGCACAGTTGGATCCACATGTTGCAGCAGCTGCCTCAGGCCTCTCACAGCTTAAAGAACTTGTTAGAAGAGGAGTGGCACTTCACAAAGGTTATCACTCCTTACATTCGTGGAGGGGAAGCCCAGTCTGGGAAGCTTTTTTG TGACATTGCCGGGATGCTGCTCAAATCCACTGGAGAGTTCCTGGATTCTGGCCTGCAAAAAAGTGGTAATGAATTCTGGGAAAGTGCTGATGACAGCACAGCATCAGATGAGATCAG GCGGTCGGTCATTGAGACTAGTCGGTCACTTAAAGAGCTGTTCCACGAAGCCAGGGAGCGAGCGTCCAAGGCTCTGGGCTTTGCCAAAATGCTTCGCAAG GACTTAGAAGTTGCTGCGGATTTCAGTATCACTAACGGGGTGACTTGTCTCCTTGAGGcactgaagaagagaaactATGTCAAG GTTCAGATTCCAGGCTTGGAGGAGCTGCAGGTTTTTGTGCCCTTTGGATTAATGGATCAGCGGACCCTCATCCTGCAGCTTCTCAATGCTGCTGCTGGCAAAGACTGCTCCAAAGAGCCGGATGACCTTCCCGAGGATGAGGCCTACCTGCTCATGAGCAAACACGGAGCTGGGGACTCCACTACTGATTCGGACTGGGCTCAGTGGGAGGGAGAGCTGCTCAAACTAGTCCCTCAAATGGAAACTGTCGACACTTTAAGAGCCATGAAG GTGGAGAATATGCTGTTGATAGTGATGCAGTCTGCTCACCTGGTGGCCCAGCGAAAAGCCTTCCAGCAGTCCATGGAGGATGTGCTCACACTTAGCCGGGAGCAAACATCTAGCCAGCCTCTCATAGCGAGCGCTCTGGAGGAGCTAAAA AATGAGGCACTCCAGCTATGCATTAAGATCAGCAGTGCCATTGACCGAGTAGAGTACATGTTCACCACAGAGTTTGAGCCTGAAGTGGAGGAGTCTGAGTCAGCCACTCTTCATCAGTACTACAGGGAGGCAATGATACAGGGCTACAATTTTGCCTTCGAG TACCACAAAGAGGTGGTGCGTCTGATGTCAGGGGAGTTCAGACAGAGGATTGGGGAACGCTACATAGCTTTTGCCCGCAAGTGGATGACGTATGTCCTGACCAAATGTGAAAGTGGAAGGGGCACCAAGCCCAG GTGGGCGACTCAGGGTTTTGATTTTCTTCAGGCTATTGAACCTGCCTTCATATCAGCATTACCAGAGGATGACTTCCTG aatCTACAAGCTTTGATGAATGAATGCATTGGCCATGTGATTGGGAAACCTCATAGCCCAGTCACTGGCCTGTATATAG gTTCCAGGAACAGTCCTCGCCCTGTAAAAGTACCTCGCTGCCATAGTGACCCACCAAACCCCAATTTGTTCATCCCTAATACTGAAGGTTTCAG CTCTCGAAGTCTCCCCTGCGACCTCCGGAACCAGATGTTCCCCAACGGCCCTCGGCCCGTCCCTCAGGGCCCGGGGGAACACAGCCACACCAAAGCGCCCGGCAGCACCCCCAATGATGTCAG GGGATCCAGTTTCCATGAGAATGACCGTCTGTCATCAGTTGCAGCAGAGTTGCAATTCAAATCTCTGAGCCGCCACTCCAGCCCCACAGAGGACAGGGAAG AACCCTCGTACCCTAAGGGAGATCCTAACAGTGCTGCACGCAGAAGCTGGGAGCTTCGTACTTTTATCAGCCAGTCCAAGG aCACAGCAGCACGGCAAAGCCCGATGGAGGCCGTCCGGCACTCGATTCGCAAGTTTGAGGATAAGCGCTATGCCACGATGAAGCAGCGCAACATCATTGGTCAAGTGTGTCACACACCTAAGTCCTTTGACAACGTCATGCATGTTGGGCTCAGGAAGGTGACCTTCAAGTGGCAGAGGGGCAACAAGATAG GTGAGGGCCAGTATGGGAAGGTGTATACCTGCATTAATGTTGACACTGGAGAGCTAATGGCCATGAAGGAG atcCGATTCCAGCCAAATGATCACAAAACAATCAAGGAGACAGCAGACGAGCTGAAAATATTCGAAGGCATTAAACACCCGAATCTAGTGCGATACTTTGGAGTCGAGCTCCATCGG GAGGAGATGTACATCTTCATGGAGTACTGTGATGAAGGCACTCTGGAGGAGGTGTCCCGTCTGGGGCTGCAGGAACACGTCATCAGGCTCTACAGTAAACAGATCACTACAGCCATTAACGTCCTCCATGAACACGGCATCGTCCACCGGGACATCAAGG GAGCCAACATCTTTCTGACATCATCAGGTCTGATTAAGCTGGGTGACTTTGGCTGTTCAGTCAAGTTGAGGAACAACACTCACACCATGCCGGGGGAGGTGAACAGCACGCTCGGAACAGCAG CGTACATGGCACCTGAAGTTATAACCAGAGCAAAAGGTGAAGGTCATGGACGAGCAGCTGACATCTGGAGTTTGGGCTGCGTCCTCATCGAGATGGTGACAGGAAAA AGGCCGTGGCACGAGTATGAGCACAACTTCCAGATCATGTACAAAGTGGGCATGGGTCATAAACCCCCCATCCCTGAGAAGCTGAGTACAGAGGGGAAGGACTTCCTCGGTCATTGTCTGGAGAGTGAACCCAAATGCCGCTGGACAGCTAGCACGCTGCTAGATCACCCATTTGTCAAG GTCTGTACGGATGAAGAGTGA